DNA sequence from the Candidatus Methanomethylicota archaeon genome:
GCTGCCGCCAGTAATCTTCAATTTTACATTGGGAAGATTTATTATGGAACCATCAATGATATCTCCGATCTTCATGCCAATTAAGGAGAGAGATAATGGTTCATCAACCTCAAATGATTTCGCAATACCTTTTTTTGGGTCACTTACAACTAAATTAAACTTCACCATAACTACCTCTCACCTCTTTTAATTTTTGATATCTCCTTTAACAAATTTATCTCCTCCTCCGAAAGTTTATCAGTAAACTCTTTGAGGAACACCCCAATATGTTCCGAGGGGACATTTACATAAAGAATGTCATTCTCATTTATATGTCTTCCCACCATCATATTACTCTTTATAGAAATTGCAACTTGCATACCTTTAGTAGCTTCTTTCAAAACTTTACCTTTATCTTGAATTTGTAGAATTTCACCAACTACCTTACCGTCATCTTTAATTAATACATATCCTGGCATAATTTTACCAGCCATGATGTCTACTCCGACTATTATAGGTTCACTTCTTCTAAATACACATCCAGGAATTATTCTAATTTTACCTGGAAAAATGAGGGATTCAAACTTCTTTTCTCTTTCCATGGAAACCATTTGCGTGAACCAATTAACATATTCCTCCACTAACCTGTATATTATGATATTTTGGAAAATTCTAACCTTCAATCTTGCAGCTTCCAATTCAGCTTCGGGTAGAACCTTTACATTAAACGCCAATATAACCCCCCTATATGGATCAGATTGACTTACTATGGATGCTTCAACAACATCCCTTTTAGAAACAGGTCCTATATCGGCAATTTTAACGGGAATCTTAAGGTTTTCTAAGTAGCTTGTTAAAGCTTCCAAGGAGCCAAGAGTATCGGCTTTTAATATCACCCCATTAACATCCCTAGAAAACTTTATCGAAGAAACCTCTTCCCTAACAAGTGATACTATGTTCTCCAATTTTGATGAATCTTCAACGACAAATAATGGTGCACCGGCAACAGCCCCCTCTATATCTGGCGCTATTATTTTTACACCAGCAGCAGCGGAAACTTCATCTACCTCAATAAACTTATCCTCCGGGGAACGCATTTCATCTAGCGGTTTAGGCAATAATAATGCTCTTACCCTACTAACTAAGGGCTTTTCCAAACCACCAACAACGATCATGTCTCCACGCCTAATTATGCCATCGTAGATTATAGTATCAAGACTTAAACCTAAACCACGTTCCTCACGGACCTCAAGAACAACACCTTTAGCAGGACCTTGAACAAACCTAAGACGTTCACGCATAAATCGCTGCGATAAGCCCACAAGGATCATTAAAAGCTCAGGGATACCTTCACCGGTTTTGGCACTTGTGGGGACTACGGG
Encoded proteins:
- the infB gene encoding translation initiation factor IF-2, whose amino-acid sequence is MVKGVFDLSNPRIRQPIVCVLGHVDAGKTSLLDKIRGTAVALKEPGTMTQHIGASFIPQSALKKICGELLSAMRIELDFPGLLFIDTPGHEIFVNLRRRGGSIADIAVLVVDITKGFQNQTYEAIEILKSRKTSFVVAANKVDKIPGWKPSPDSPILFSIKKQSASVIRALEDLQQKIIFELYRLGFNADRFDKIRDFSKTIPVVPTSAKTGEGIPELLMILVGLSQRFMRERLRFVQGPAKGVVLEVREERGLGLSLDTIIYDGIIRRGDMIVVGGLEKPLVSRVRALLLPKPLDEMRSPEDKFIEVDEVSAAAGVKIIAPDIEGAVAGAPLFVVEDSSKLENIVSLVREEVSSIKFSRDVNGVILKADTLGSLEALTSYLENLKIPVKIADIGPVSKRDVVEASIVSQSDPYRGVILAFNVKVLPEAELEAARLKVRIFQNIIIYRLVEEYVNWFTQMVSMEREKKFESLIFPGKIRIIPGCVFRRSEPIIVGVDIMAGKIMPGYVLIKDDGKVVGEILQIQDKGKVLKEATKGMQVAISIKSNMMVGRHINENDILYVNVPSEHIGVFLKEFTDKLSEEEINLLKEISKIKRGER